A window of the Rhodoferax sp. GW822-FHT02A01 genome harbors these coding sequences:
- a CDS encoding NAD-binding protein, with translation MQFHLKRSSRRFLAILVVLPITVVFLALIYMVGMEHLEGRTRTFLQSLQWATETITTTGYGADSAWSHPAMALYVVLVQFAGQFLIFLVFPMVILPYFEEQFEVRLQHRLPAMDGKVLFYRFGPTIEALLDEFKNKGTPFVILEEDMEVARNLRDRGYEVVFGKLADDPAVLTNVAQAKAVVANDNDHANATFTMVVREQGFTGPLYALADDPVYRYPMIRIGASEVFTPAHVLGAALASQASTRISPPAEGMHLLGTKIGMAEFRVRAESPLAGKKLGELRLRERHGVTLIGQWMGGVFTTTKGPQTQVEAGAILVAVGTHANLEAVERMAMPIRRAGPIVLAGLGAVGQKVVEMLKDAGETCVVIDRQPGPGVDLVGSVLERATLSRANLRDASAVVLALSDDSESVFASAVVRDYAPQVPLIVRVQRTRNTARMYRSGADFAISVGQVAGQILAFQLLGEQALQVENRIKFARLHPGALSGRHPWRNEELDSTGAKVIAVERAGEIIVEFADDFVVQDDDALFVCGSLNSLERYQRAFKTTSTV, from the coding sequence ATGCAATTCCATCTCAAACGATCCAGCAGACGATTCTTGGCCATTCTGGTGGTGCTTCCCATCACCGTGGTGTTCCTGGCACTCATCTACATGGTCGGCATGGAGCACCTGGAGGGGCGCACGCGGACCTTTTTGCAAAGCCTGCAGTGGGCTACCGAGACCATCACCACCACCGGCTATGGTGCCGACAGTGCCTGGAGCCATCCGGCCATGGCGCTGTATGTGGTGCTGGTGCAGTTTGCCGGGCAGTTCCTGATCTTCCTGGTGTTTCCGATGGTCATCCTGCCGTACTTCGAGGAGCAGTTCGAGGTGCGGCTGCAGCACCGCCTGCCCGCCATGGACGGCAAGGTGCTGTTCTACCGGTTCGGCCCCACCATCGAAGCGCTGCTGGATGAGTTCAAGAACAAGGGAACGCCCTTCGTCATCCTGGAAGAGGACATGGAGGTTGCGCGCAACCTGCGTGACCGTGGCTATGAAGTGGTGTTTGGCAAGCTGGCCGATGACCCGGCGGTTCTGACCAATGTGGCGCAGGCCAAGGCTGTTGTGGCCAACGACAATGACCACGCCAACGCCACTTTCACCATGGTGGTCCGCGAGCAGGGTTTCACGGGGCCCTTGTACGCGCTGGCCGACGATCCGGTCTACCGCTACCCCATGATCCGCATAGGTGCATCCGAGGTGTTCACTCCGGCGCACGTGCTGGGTGCGGCCCTGGCGTCGCAGGCCAGTACGCGCATCAGTCCTCCGGCCGAAGGCATGCACCTGTTGGGAACCAAGATCGGCATGGCGGAATTTCGTGTGCGCGCCGAAAGCCCGCTAGCCGGCAAAAAGCTGGGCGAGCTGAGGCTGCGGGAGCGCCACGGCGTCACCTTGATCGGCCAATGGATGGGCGGCGTTTTCACCACCACCAAAGGGCCCCAGACCCAGGTGGAGGCGGGCGCCATTCTGGTGGCCGTGGGCACGCACGCCAATCTGGAAGCCGTTGAGCGCATGGCCATGCCGATTCGCCGCGCCGGCCCCATCGTGCTGGCCGGGTTGGGTGCAGTCGGGCAGAAGGTTGTGGAGATGCTCAAGGATGCAGGCGAAACCTGCGTGGTGATTGACCGCCAGCCCGGTCCGGGCGTGGATCTGGTGGGCAGCGTGCTAGAGCGTGCCACTTTGAGCCGTGCCAACTTGCGCGATGCCAGCGCCGTGGTGCTGGCACTGAGTGATGACAGCGAATCGGTCTTTGCCAGTGCCGTGGTGCGCGATTACGCACCGCAGGTGCCGCTGATCGTGCGGGTGCAGCGCACGCGCAATACCGCGCGCATGTACCGCTCGGGTGCTGACTTCGCCATTTCGGTTGGCCAGGTGGCCGGGCAGATCCTGGCCTTTCAGCTGCTGGGCGAGCAGGCCTTGCAGGTCGAAAACCGCATCAAGTTTGCCCGTCTGCATCCTGGCGCCCTGAGTGGGCGCCATCCCTGGCGCAACGAGGAACTGGACAGCACGGGTGCCAAGGTGATTGCGGTGGAGCGTGCGGGTGAAATCATCGTGGAGTTTGCCGATGACTTCGTCGTGCAGGATGACGACGCATTGTTCGTTTGCGGCTCACTCAACAGCCTGGAGCGCTACCAGCGCGCCTTCAAGACGACCAGCACGGTCTAG